ATTATATTTTAATAAAAGATAAGAAGACCTATAAGTCCACAAATATAACACATCGACTTTCAAAATCAAAACTATGGGAGATTAAAATGCAGATTTAATGCACATACGCTTAATCAGACATAATAGCCATCTGCTGTATAATGGTTTAGCGAACTAGGTGCTGATTTAATCAGGCATCTGGAGGACTGGTGCCTGATACTCGGTGTATCACGTATGGTCAGGATTTGCCCCTCTGTTGTCAAGGCTTGAATGACTCTGTGGTCTCGACGAAGGATGCAATCAAAGAAGGGTCTTTCTCGAAAATATTACCAACTACTGCAATATCCGCTCCTGCTTCGAAGGCTGCCCTTAATTTTCCGGCATCTGAAATCCCACCTCCTATCATCAGCGGGATATTAAGCGATTGCTTGACCATGTTTATTGTTTCTGCACTTATGCAGTTTTTAGCCCCACTACCTGCATCCATATATATCAACTTTAATCCCAGCATCTCGCCAGCTATGGCTGTAGCTACTGCAATGCCCGGTTTCCCTGCAGGGATTGGACTTGTCTGGCTAATATACTCAACCGAAGTAGGTGAACCACCGTCTATCAGCATATATCCGGTGGCTATGGGTTCAATATTATTCTGCTTTATAAATGGGGCTGCAACAATATGATGACCTATCAGGAGTTCAGGATTACGTCCTGAAATCATTGAGAGAAACAACACTCCGTCAACGTTGGGAGTAAGATGCGAAGGATTGCCTGGATAAAGTATGACGGGTTGATCTAGTCTGCTTTTCAGATAATCTACAAGTGGTGCTATGGGGGTTGAAATAAGACTGCCCCCGACCAGGAGCAGGTGAGGTCTGTGTTGTCTGAGTATCTCCGTGATTTGTTCCATCTTTTCGGGAGGACACTTGTCCGGATCGATCAGCAGAGCCAGAAGTTTCTTTTTCTGTGCAACAGATTCCTTGATGTAACTATAGATCATACTGTATTCTTAATTACCAACTCCATACAAGGTAATAGTCAGGACTTACTATATAGTTTAGGTCCAGCTTTGTCTCAAAATTATCACGCTTAACACGCGCTTTCAGCATGCCTTCCGGCATGCCTGAAAGCCCTTCCACTTCCA
The genomic region above belongs to Xiashengella succiniciproducens and contains:
- a CDS encoding geranylgeranylglyceryl/heptaprenylglyceryl phosphate synthase, which gives rise to MIYSYIKESVAQKKKLLALLIDPDKCPPEKMEQITEILRQHRPHLLLVGGSLISTPIAPLVDYLKSRLDQPVILYPGNPSHLTPNVDGVLFLSMISGRNPELLIGHHIVAAPFIKQNNIEPIATGYMLIDGGSPTSVEYISQTSPIPAGKPGIAVATAIAGEMLGLKLIYMDAGSGAKNCISAETINMVKQSLNIPLMIGGGISDAGKLRAAFEAGADIAVVGNIFEKDPSLIASFVETTESFKP